Proteins from a genomic interval of Psychrobacter fulvigenes:
- a CDS encoding segregation and condensation protein A — MSLRIYQTPIANLPEDLYVPPAAFAIWLEQFAGPLDFLLYLVKKNNVDLTQMPILPITEQYLAYISELDTDHFELAGDYLLMASTLIAIKTELLLPAPEMPSDERDPKAELTRRLEEYAQIKIASQRLDNLVRLERDVFLAMVSMPNQDIMNAELPNYSPNLLVDSLFKMQLQPDYQMHSVKVDAVPLADRIASISRQLSTHGSGSFYDLLDKKQGKIGVVVSFVAVLELMKRQLVGVVNTELTDSTPTNDTSAHNESAEDNQIDQLTLQWLA; from the coding sequence ATGAGCTTACGTATTTATCAAACGCCAATCGCCAACCTGCCAGAAGACTTGTATGTGCCACCTGCGGCCTTTGCTATTTGGTTAGAACAATTTGCGGGGCCACTGGACTTTTTGTTGTATCTGGTCAAAAAAAACAACGTCGATTTGACACAAATGCCGATACTGCCCATTACTGAGCAGTATTTGGCTTATATCAGCGAGTTGGACACTGATCATTTTGAGCTAGCTGGTGACTATCTATTGATGGCATCGACGTTGATAGCCATCAAAACTGAGCTGCTACTGCCTGCGCCTGAAATGCCGAGCGATGAGCGCGACCCAAAAGCTGAGCTGACCCGTCGCCTTGAAGAGTATGCGCAAATCAAGATTGCCAGCCAGCGCTTGGATAACTTGGTGCGTCTTGAGCGTGATGTGTTCTTAGCGATGGTCAGTATGCCCAATCAAGACATTATGAATGCCGAGCTACCAAACTATTCACCAAATTTATTGGTTGATAGTTTATTCAAGATGCAATTGCAGCCCGACTATCAGATGCATAGCGTCAAGGTTGATGCGGTACCGCTCGCTGATCGTATTGCTAGTATCAGCAGACAACTGAGTACACATGGATCAGGCTCGTTTTATGACTTGCTTGATAAAAAGCAAGGTAAGATTGGCGTGGTGGTAAGTTTTGTGGCGGTGCTTGAATTGATGAAGCGGCAGCTCGTTGGTGTAGTGAACACAGAGTTAACAGACAGTACTCCTACTAATGATACTTCTGCTCATAATGAGTCTGCGGAAGACAATCAGATTGACCAGCTAACCTTACAGTGGCTAGCTTAA
- the scpB gene encoding SMC-Scp complex subunit ScpB — protein MTDSQSPYLEEMSRHIEVLLHASEASLTTSAIKKHLSLSTKELEQALEILRQRLDNGVLSLHETAGGYRLQIADSYSTLIQRVFPQRQERLSQALLETLSVIAYKQPVTRSDIEYVRGVSLSSNILRQLFDKGWIIEDGYKETLGRPALLHTTPQFLDAFGLTHLDELPPVPDLAAINRMS, from the coding sequence ATGACAGACTCTCAAAGTCCATATCTTGAAGAGATGAGCAGACATATAGAAGTGCTGTTGCACGCATCAGAAGCCTCGCTCACTACAAGCGCTATTAAAAAGCATTTATCTTTATCTACCAAAGAGCTAGAACAGGCTTTAGAGATATTACGACAACGCTTGGACAATGGAGTGCTTAGCTTACATGAGACCGCCGGTGGATATCGCCTGCAAATTGCAGATAGTTATAGCACGCTAATACAACGGGTCTTCCCGCAGCGCCAAGAGCGTCTCAGCCAAGCGTTACTGGAGACTCTGAGCGTCATAGCCTACAAGCAACCAGTAACTCGTAGTGATATTGAATATGTGCGCGGTGTGAGCTTATCGAGTAATATACTACGGCAATTGTTTGATAAAGGCTGGATCATCGAGGACGGTTACAAAGAGACGTTAGGTCGTCCAGCCCTCCTCCATACGACACCGCAGTTTTTGGATGCTTTTGGACTGACTCATTTGGATGAGCTGCCCCCGGTGCCTGACTTGGCAGCGATTAATAGGATGAGCTAA